In Pseudomonas deceptionensis, a single window of DNA contains:
- a CDS encoding nucleoside recognition domain-containing protein has product MLNGLWLSFFVVAMVSALVQWLVGGNAGIFSAIVESIFAMAKLSVEVMILMFGTLTLWLGFLRIAEKAGIVDWLGRALGPLFKRLMPEVPEGHPALGFITLNFAANGLGLDNAATPIGLKAMRALQELNPSATSASNAQILFLVLNASSLTLLPVTIFMYRAQQGAPDPTLVFLPILLATSASTLVGLLSVAVVQRLRLWDPVVLAYLVPGALILGGFMALLATLSATALASLSSILGNLTLFGLIMLFLVIGALRKVKVYEAFVEGAKEGFDVAKNLLPYLVAMLCAVGVLRASGALDFGLDGIRHVVEWLGWDTRFVDALPTAMVKPFSGSAARALLIETMQTQGVDSFPALVAATVQGSTETTFYVLAVYFGAVGIQRARHAVGCALLAELAGVVAAILVCYWFFG; this is encoded by the coding sequence ATGCTCAACGGCCTATGGCTCAGCTTTTTCGTCGTCGCTATGGTGTCGGCGCTCGTCCAGTGGCTGGTGGGCGGCAATGCGGGGATCTTCTCGGCGATCGTGGAAAGCATCTTCGCCATGGCCAAGTTGTCGGTCGAAGTGATGATTCTGATGTTCGGCACCCTGACCCTGTGGCTGGGGTTTTTGCGCATTGCCGAAAAAGCCGGGATCGTCGACTGGCTGGGCAGGGCGCTGGGGCCGCTGTTCAAGCGCTTGATGCCGGAGGTGCCCGAAGGCCACCCGGCGCTGGGCTTTATCACCCTGAACTTCGCCGCCAATGGTCTGGGACTGGACAACGCGGCCACGCCCATTGGCCTGAAGGCCATGCGGGCGCTGCAAGAGCTCAACCCCAGCGCCACCAGCGCCAGCAATGCGCAGATCCTGTTTCTGGTGCTCAATGCCTCGTCCCTGACCCTGTTGCCGGTCACGATCTTTATGTATCGCGCCCAGCAAGGTGCCCCTGACCCGACGCTGGTGTTCCTGCCGATCCTGTTGGCCACCAGCGCCTCGACCCTGGTCGGCCTGCTCTCGGTGGCCGTTGTGCAGCGCTTGCGCCTGTGGGACCCGGTGGTGCTGGCGTATCTGGTGCCGGGGGCGTTGATCCTCGGCGGTTTCATGGCGCTGCTGGCGACCCTGTCGGCCACGGCACTGGCCAGCTTGTCCTCTATTCTGGGCAACTTGACGCTGTTCGGGCTGATCATGCTGTTTTTGGTGATTGGCGCCCTGCGCAAGGTCAAGGTGTACGAAGCGTTTGTCGAAGGGGCCAAAGAAGGCTTCGATGTGGCGAAGAACCTGCTGCCGTATCTGGTGGCGATGCTCTGTGCGGTAGGTGTGCTGCGGGCTTCGGGGGCGCTGGACTTTGGCCTCGATGGCATTCGCCATGTGGTCGAGTGGCTGGGCTGGGACACCCGTTTTGTCGACGCGTTGCCGACGGCAATGGTCAAACCCTTTTCGGGCAGCGCCGCTCGGGCGTTGCTGATCGAAACCATGCAGACCCAGGGCGTGGACAGCTTCCCGGCACTGGTGGCCGCCACGGTGCAGGGCAGTACTGAAACTACGTTTTATGTGCTGGCGGTGTACTTTGGCGCCGTCGGCATCCAGCGTGCCCGGCATGCGGTGGGCTGCGCCTTGCTGGCTGAGTTGGCGGGCGTAGTGGCCGCGATTCTGGTGTGCTACTGGTTCTTCGGCTAA